One window from the genome of Anolis sagrei isolate rAnoSag1 chromosome 4, rAnoSag1.mat, whole genome shotgun sequence encodes:
- the LOC137096794 gene encoding proto-oncogene Mas-like, which translates to MAFIFWIGLLILLQLREVNMFSPHFANGSTTMKEALLSSPNKTLVGRDKHLRRSDFNMTELKRTFLRTLNLNISHHICRDYKHIMAFLTCLAGDHMQTAWIVSNFMIGVYASVMILVFLLSNFQRTSWNVYTWTLALAHISVLACLCLISLFVSKNYSQDVNSDFIEWFLLLAYLFLSMQCFSMHCLVAIIINWFLCFLVPNWYNGQQPDFVAPLISAILSALWPAASLLLFFPSLDIDIGTIFIMTFVVFLPILVISIQTLIIKIWHDLYKKNNYLTGCLFGAFFFFFTWTLIHLFFNLEKEFPVVSSLTFSLTYFSSTVNPIFYINEQINM; encoded by the exons atggCATTCATTTTTTGGATTGGTCTTTTGATTCTTCTTCAGCTCAGagaagtcaatatgttttctccACATTTTGCAAATGGTTCAACAACAATG AAA GAGGCACTTTTGTCCTCTCCAAACAAGACACTGGTTGGTCGAGATAAGCATCTAAGAAGAAGTGATTTCAATATGACTGAACTGAAGAGAACATTCCTTCGAACACTGAACCTGAATATTTCTCACCACATTTGTCGAGACTATAAACATATAATGGCCTTTCTAACTTGCTTAGCAGGAGATCATATGCAAACTGCTTGGATTGTCTCCAACTTCATGATTGGGGTTTATGCAAGCGTAATGATTTTAGTCTTTCTTCTCTCGAACTTTCAGAGGACATCCTGGAATGTGTATACCTGGACCCTAGCTCTGGCTCACATTAGTGTCCTTGCATGTTTATGCCTTATCTCTCTGTTCGTTAGTAAAAACTATTCTCAGGATGTGAATAGTGACTTTATTGAGTGGTTCCTACTCCTGGCATACCTGTTTTTATCCATGCAATGTTTCAGCATGCACTGCCTTGTGGCCATCATCATTAACTGGTTTTTGTGCTTCCTAGTCCCAAACTGGTACAACGGCCAGCAACCAGACTTTGTGGCACCTCTCATATCTGCCATTTTGTCTGCCCTGTGGCCAGCGGCTTCCCTCTTATTATTTTTCCCCTCTTTAGATATTGACATAGGAACAATCTTTATCATGACATTTGTGGTTTTTCTTCCGATTTTGGTCATCTCAATTCAGACTCTGATAATCAAGATTTGGCACGACTTATACAAGAAAAACAATTACCTCACAGGTTGTTTATTTGgcgcatttttcttctttttcacatggactctCATACATTTGTTTTTCAACCTAGAAAAAGAGTTTCCTGTTGTCTCCTCATTAACTTTTTCGCTTACCTATTTCAGCAGCACTGTTAACCCTATTTTTTACATCAATGAGCAAATAAATATGTGA
- the LOC137096782 gene encoding mas-related G-protein coupled receptor member A6-like has product MVFISLIHLWVLLQLTEAYMIFPLFTNCSKTTDETLLFSPNKTVFDQDQLLGRSDFNMNELKNTSHPALNLNTSQDICQEYKYMMAFLTWLPGDHVLAPFVLFIFTVGLNGSVMILVFLLSNFQRNSWNVYIWNIAVAHLSVLTCVCVVCLFVNRISQDVSSGFVKWFLHLAYLFSSLNYFSLHYIVAILINWCLVVLIPNWYRGQQPDFVAPLISANLSMLLLLACCILFYFHVDIDTYAITFMTFMIFFPLTIISVQTLIIKYWHIIKNHDFLIYLFGSAIFLFTWNFICLFFWMEKDFPIITLSSVLLTSLSSTINLVLYILTGEIYLPNVWCIKKENRRGG; this is encoded by the exons atggTGTTTATTTCCTTGATTCATCTTTGGGTTCTTCTTCAGCTCACAGAAGCCTATATGATTTTTCCTCTTTTCACAAATTGCTCAAAAACAACA GATGAGACACTTCTATTCTCTCCAAACAAGACAGTGTTTGACCAAGATCAGCTCCTAGGAAGAAGTGATTTCAATATGAATGAACTGAAGAATACATCCCATCCAGCCCTAAATCTGAATACTTCTCAGGACATTTGCcaagaatataaatatatgatgGCCTTTCTAACTTGGTTACCAGGAGACCATGTGCTTGCTCCTTTCGTCTTGTTCATCTTCACTGTTGGACTTAATGGAAGTGTAATGATTTTAGTCTTTCTTCTCTCTAACTTTCAGAGGAATTCCTGGAATGTCTACATCTGGAACATAGCTGTGGCTCACCTTAGTGTCCTTACATGTGTATGCGTTGTCTGCCTATTTGTTAATAGGATTTCTCAGGATGTAAGTAGTGGTTTTGTTAAGTGGTTCCTACACCTGGCATACCTCTTTTCGTCCTTGAATTATTTTAGTCTACATTACATTGTAGCTATCCTCATCAATTGGTGTCTCGTTGTCCTAATCCCTAACTGGTATAGAGGTCAACAACCAGACTTTGTGGCACCTCTCATATCTGCTAATTTGTCTATGCTGTTGCTCTTGGCTTGCTGCATATTATTCTATTTCCATGTAGATATTGACACATATGCAATCACTTTCATGACATTTATGATTTTCTTCCCACTTACGATCATCTCAGTTCAGACTCTGATAATCAAGTATTGGCATATCATCAAGAACCAtgatttccttatttatttatttggatcaGCTATATTCCTTTTCACCTGGAACTTTATATGCTTGTTTTTCTGGATGGAAAAGGACTTCCCCATCATCACCTTGTCATCTGTTTTACTCACCTCTCTCAGCAGCACCATTAACCTAGTTCTTTACATTCTCACTGGGGAAATATATTTGCCCAATGTTTGGTGTatcaagaaagaaaacagaagaggAGGATAA